The following proteins are encoded in a genomic region of Canis lupus familiaris isolate Mischka breed German Shepherd chromosome 6, alternate assembly UU_Cfam_GSD_1.0, whole genome shotgun sequence:
- the ZG16B gene encoding zymogen granule protein 16 homolog B: MLLWLTLALLGSTGCWAGQMYGIGQGKYFSTSSDCEITGIRVATSTFGLMKSIQVRCGSSWSTVYGTSGGNTQEFILQPGEYITMISGSYKLYMHSLVIYTHVGRYGLFGKESDFNFMAYPDEEGQVLTGICGQHKLLGISGLCFNWGYPPTNITEVYASL, from the exons ATGCTGCTGTGGCTGACCCTCGCCCTCCTGGGGAGCACCGGCTGCTGGGCAGGGC AGATGTACGGGATTGGGCAAGGCAAATACTTCAGCACCTCTAGTGACTGCGAAATCACCGGGATCCGGGTGGCCACGAGTACCTTTGGCCTGATGAAGAG TATCCAGGTGAGATGCGGGTCGTCCTGGAGCACAGTGTATGGCACCTCCGGGGGGAACACCCAGGAATTCATCCTGCAGCCGGGAGAGTACATCACTATGATCTCTGGCTCCTACAAGTTGTACATGCACTCCCTGGTCATATACACACATGTGGGTCGCTACGGCTTATTTGGCAAGGAAAGTGACTTCAACTTCATGGCCTACCCCGAtgaggaggggcaggtgctcacgGGCATCTGTGGCCAGCACAAGCTCTTAGGCATCTCGGGCCTCTGCTTTAACTGGGGCTATCCTCCAACCAACATCACAGAGGTGTATGCCTCCCTGTGA